In the genome of Leopardus geoffroyi isolate Oge1 chromosome B1, O.geoffroyi_Oge1_pat1.0, whole genome shotgun sequence, the window TTTGGTTATCACACCACCTGAAAGCCACAGAGCCTGGAAGGCCGAAAGGGAACCACTAGAAAGCCTTAAAAGTTAAGCCGATTCTCACAAGGTGATGAGAGACGGAGAACTCCATGTAACAGCCAAACTTCCACTCTCAACTTGGCAAAAGGAAATCTCAGGCTCAGAGAGAAAACTCCACACTTCTCCCTGTTATGTCTCCCTGGAGTTCTGATGCCAttccaagttttgacaaatatTATGATGAGTTCAGTTGTTGCAACCAATGCTGTCCTGATTCTGTTACTCTCCAAAGAAACGTTACTGGAAGAGCTTACAGGCTGTTGAACCTGCAGGGAGAGTcctattttaggctttgtgatgTTTGAAAAGGGAGTAGAAACATTTGTAAAACTTTTCCTTGTCTTACATCTTTTATTCTCTTGATCCCTTTCCCCATTTGGTCTTCCTTCAGCCCCCTACATTGAATTTTCTGTTCTCCTTGGTCTCAACAATGACctttaatacaaatattaataGCAAATACTTATGGAGCGCCTACCATGTGCACGGTGTTCCACTGTTTTGTTTACCCACTGTTGTTATTATGTAGAAACTATTGTTTTTATCATGTACTATTGTACCCATTTCAAAATTGAGAACACTAacatacagctgacccttgaacaatgcaggtttgaactgcatgggtccacatatacgtagaatttttttttggataaattcagtaatgcaaatgtattttcccttccttatgattttatgaatattttcttttttctagcttattttattgttaagAATACAATATAGAATACATGTAACATAGTAAATCCATGTTAATCTACTGTTTATGCTATTGATAAGGCTTCCGATCAACAGgtggctattagtagttaagttttgggggagttaGGACTtactgatggattttttttttaatttttttttcaacgtttatttatttttgggacagagagagacagagcatgaacgggggaggggcagagagagagggagacacagaatcggaaacaggctccaggctctgagccatcagcccagagcctgacggcggggctcgaacttacggaccgcgagatcgtgacctggctgaagtcggacgctcaaccgactgtgccacccaggcgccccgactgatggatttttgactgtgcgaGACATCAGTGCTCCAAACCCCGtgttgttgttcaagggtcaactgtatgagTTCTCCCCCAAACCACATTTAGCCCTCAATTTTGCTACTCAAAGTGGGATttgtggaccagcagcatcagcaacaCCTAGGAGCTGCATTGGATACGCAGAATATTAGACTATATGCCCGGAACCACTGGATCAGAATCTCCGTGTTCCCAGGCAAACTGAAGCCGCATTACAGGTAAGAAGTCCTGCTACAACCAAGCATGTACATTTAATCATTCTGCTGCATTAACACACTTCCCTCCTTAAACTTATCTGTTACTCTTAACTTATCcctataagttttatttttaattttaacgtttattttcgagagagagagagagagagagagcgcgcaagtgggggaggggcagagagagagggggacacagaatctgaaccaggctccaggctctgagctgtcagcacagagcccgacttggggcccaaacccacggacCAAGAAGTCctgaagctgaagtcagaggcttaatcaaccgagccacccaggcgccccccccccctcgccataaggtttttaaataattattctttgCATCACTGAGAACCATCATGAAGAACTACCAAAGCAATGGCAGGGTTTTGCATAGTCAGAGCAAGATGGAAGGGGTAAGACTGGGTAACTGTGGCAGAGCGGAGACCAGACCAGGTCTCCAGAGTGGGTAGTTGAAAACTCACTGAATAGCTCCATATTGTCATGGCTCCCTGGGTATGAAAATTTGGAGtcaggaagaaaaattatttccccaGGCTACATAGAAGAAATTACAGTTTACGAGTGTGAGAGAGTATTTGGAAAACTCACAGACCCACTTAAAATCAGTCATCCTGGGTTCAGAGACAGATTGAGAATTCATTTTGTCTCTCAATGCCACAAAGCAACCCACACTATAAAGATTCATCACTGTTAACATTCTGCATCTTTGTGGTCTGTTTTAAATGCTatcccagggcatctgggtggctcaattggttaagtgtccaactttagctcaggtcaggatctcatgttttgtgagcttaagccccgtgtcaggatctgtgctgacagctcagagcctggagcctgcctcggattctgtctccctctctctctgtccctctcccctcatggctttgtctttctctctctcaaaaataactaaacattaaagaaaattaaaaaaaaaataaatgctgtccCAATTGGCAAAAGTTTTGTTTGACAGTGATATACCCTTTATGAATACTTAGACAAGATAAGGCTGTTTATATCATAGTAAAtgtatataattcttattttgtgTTTAGATTTAAAGAACATGGAGTCGACAAAAATCCTTGGGAGAGACAAGTCTTAGAAGATGTAGAAAACTTTTTCTTCTGagacattttaagaagaaaacgcGATTCCAATCAAGTTACTGGCCCGGAGACTGACCTGCTTTTGTTCGGCCAGACCTTTATGCATGTGTTCCATTAAACATCCCAATGAGCATGACACTAGAACATGAACATGATAATTTAAAGATCTATAAGTAGAAGTTGCTCACTCTTTGAggcaaaagatttttttctctgttattatGCAACAGCAAAAGTTGATTCCCCTCAAgttttgagaaaaagaacaaaaaaaccccatcTCTATTCTTTCTCTGAATTCTATTCCTACAGCCCCTTTTCATTGTTATGTCAGAGATTCAAACCGTTATAAGCTAAGAATAGAGGTTCAGAGATAAGCCTAACTGAAGGCCAGAGGGCACCACTGTACTTTACTAActctaaattcaaagaaaatagtCACTTGGATTTGCTGTGCAAGGCAGTGGTGGGATTGGGGAAGCTTCTGAGAATATATTCGTCAGGATACTGAGTACTGATACGATACAGTACAGTTTCCACTGATTTTGGAAGAGACACAGGTAAGCTCTGACTGGATGAAGTAAATTTTGGAAGAAGCTTATAGAGTCCACATACCCTATGTTacctttgtttttgatgtttattaggGAAGCAAATGAAATAAGCATCTGGTGGATTTCATGAGGTGAGTTTACCTGGCCCAACCCTGATCCTGACTCTGGTTGGGCCAGTTCATCTCATGAGAAACTATTTGTCAAAAAATTCTGCACAGGGCATCGATGCAATTagtcctttcccttccttttccccatgACGTCTAGTCATTCTCTGAATATCCTCTCCAGTATCAGCCTTCTGTCGTTTGCGGCTTGCTTATTGTGGGCAGATACAGATTTGCCCCCAGCTGAGTAGACCACATGGCTGATTGCACTGTGTTTGGAAGAAGCACAAaacacatattttacattttttctcatATCCTTCCTCATACCGATACTGACTTCATATCACCTTAGCAACCATTAAAGAAAAACCAAGCGTAACCATTCTTGCCTAGTACATGTCAGAAGGCAATAAATAAGTGTCCAGATGGATTTCGTAAATGAAAACACACTCTCGGCCAGTGTGTCTTTCTCCTCTACGGAAACAGGAAGTATAGGACAGAGAACAACGGCTACCTTTGGCATGGGGAACTGGCATGCTCCGGAGCAATAATAGGCATCGAAGGATTTGGGGGAGATGATCCATTCACTCCAGCCAATATCCGCAAAGTCCACTTTAAGGTACCGCCTGGCACAATTGCGTGGTTCAATCCATTGCTTTCTTCTGGCCTTCTTCAGGGTCTGCTCATCAAACTGGAGAGTCTGGCTCTTCTGGGGGGgtccctttctctgtttctttttgtttttagtcttctCTGGGGCCTGAGTCTGAAGGGTCTTGTAAGGCTTTCTCTCCTCCCATACCCCATCCTCCCTATACTGATATTCTGCCCCAGGAAGCTCATTGTTCTGCAGAGGCAGCAGGACCCCAGCCGAGCGCTTCCTTCTCCGTTCGGTAGAAAGGGCAGCCTTGATATGGCCGTCCGGTCTAGGCACAGCTCCAATGGGGAAATTCCGGTGCCTCTGCAAGCTTGATACCACACTCTCCGGCTCAGAAATGGCAGCATCGTTGGCATACACCAAGATATAAGGCTCGGGGAAGGGCAACATCTTCTTTGGCAGCTGGTGTCCTTTGGAGGTAATGTTAAATCCTATGAGGaactcttcattttccttggcCCTTCTCAAGAGCTGAGTGATGTCTTTAGACAGCCAGGACCCAAGGTCTCGATGAGATTTGGCTACGTCTACTGAAAGGTGACCGAGGTGTTGACTTTGGTTTCTGTCAGATTTGAGGATCCATGCAGAGAGATCAATCAGAACGTGTTTCCTCTGAGCATGAGGTGAGCATCCTCGGGATGCTGGACAACTCAGGCTGATGTTTATTAGCTCTCCAATATAGAAATACAGTGTGGCAGATAAAATGTTTTCAGACTTGGTTAGAGAAGTCAGGTTAAAGATGTGTAGTCCTTTGCTTCCAAGGGTTCctaggaaggggaaaaaaaagaagagtaaacaaGAGTAAGCAGGAACCCTACCTGCCACCacatacaaaaagaaactcaaaatgagtTAATggcctaaatataagagctagaGCCAtcaaattcttagaagaaaatatacaggTAAAATCTGCCTGGCCTTAAATTTGGCGATGGATTCTTAGATAATGACACCCAAGATatgagcagcaaaagaaaaatggatgaagaaaatattttcaaatcatacaCCTGACAAAATGTGGTATCCAGAACATGTAAATAATTCTTGCAACTCAACATCAGAAAGTCaaagaaaccaataaaaaatGGCCAAGAACATCagatagacatttctctaaaaaagatatttaaagggCCAACatccacatgaaaagatgctcaacattagtaATCACTggggaaatgtaaacaaaaatcacACTGTGGTACCATTTGACATATACCAGCCTAGCTAtaagtatgaaaaacaaaataagtattagcaaggatgtggagaaacaggaacactTTACATTGCTGGTTGAAATGTAAAATGCTTCAGCTGATGTGGAAAAGTTTGACAGTTCCTCCAAAAGTTGAACATAGAGATATCATGTGAGCCCACATCTCTATTCCTTAATAGACAAAAgtagtgaaaacaggtactcaaaCAAGTACATGTACATGCATGTTTACAGtaacactattcacaatagccaaaggtggAGACAGCTCAAACCTCCATCAAcgaatgaatggaaaaacagtGTTCTatccatgcagtggaatattagttagccataaaaagtaatgaagtgaTGAAGTGATTCCTGCCACAATATGGAGGAAGCTTGGAAacattgttaaatgaaagaagccagctacaaaaggtcacatattgtatgactccgTTTACATGAAATGTTCCAGAACAGCTAAATCCGTAGAGACAGGATGCAGATTGATGTTTTCCGGGAGCTGGAGGCATGCAGAATGGGGAGAAACCTCTTATTGGGTAGGGGGTTTTATTCTagaattatagaaatattttggaattaggTAGACTTGGTGGTTACACAACCTTGTGAAGGTATCGAATGTTGCTGaattgttcacttaaaaaatagtttatttcatgttatgtgaatttcacctcagttaaacaaacaaaaacgataATAGGAGTAATTTTAAAAGCTAGAGAAAGATTAAAGCAAGGATTCGCCGTTTTTActgatttgctttttcctttcctgaagcACTACAAATGTGTGTAAGTTGTAACACAACAGTAAACTTACTGGTATGAGAGCTGAGAGCTCTGGCTTTTCATTACGAAACTACCAAGAACTAGTCCTGTAAATCTGGCACAGGATTGGAATATCTTCTTATTAGTGGGAGTGTATAGCCTACTGGTTACAAGCATTGATGAGATTAGATTCACCTTGATTCAAGTCCTGACTCAGCCACTTTGGGCAAGCTAGTGTTCTCATTCATAACATGGAGATTGTGTCTACATCTACTGCCATCGGCATTAAATTAGATGTGTGTAAAGCAGTTCATAAAGCACCCAGAAAGGGTTTCTCTAACTATAattcattattgttattagtgTATTATGCGATTATATCTTCTTCTACCTGCCTCACAAAGTTTACGGTGCAGGATGGGAGTAGGTGAGCAAGACCGTCTAACTCAATATTCGGGTAACATGTGCGGAACAATGAGCCACACATTCAAACGTGTCATAAAGAATTAACACTGTTGCGGAGCTTGCCTGGAGTTTATGACCTCTCAAGAATTCAAGAGTTGAATAATTTCTTCTTTCGATGAAATTACTGACCTGGGTCAAATTGTGTTCCAAGTCTTCAGAAATGAGAGTAACAGAACAAGAGATTGATTAGGAAGGGCAGAGGCTGGTTCCTTCTCTTCAGATCATCTACCAAATTAGTGGTAAGGCTGAGGTTAGACTCAAGAATGCCCAGTCCTGGGACCGGCCACCAGGGCCCGAGTCCCCCTCCATGCACTTGTTCCATATACATACTGGTTTCAGAAACATATACGTACTTGTGAGATTATGTTCTTGATCAAAAACatatttcagtaaaaacaaaacatttctacaAAGACGTGGAAACTTAGAATGAGTTCCCTGAGTCCGCAAGCACAAGGGAAGTGCAATGGGAaacatattttactcatttttaacaccgtgtgaaggaaaaggaggaagctgCCATCTGTGCCCATTTGTATAATCCATGAGACCAGGATAATATTTTACAGACCTTTACAACAAAGCCATGGCATCAGGGTTGTTCAGAGACTCTAGCCTTAATTCGTACCAGTCACTGTAGCATATACTTTTACCCAAACTTCTTGTAGCAGATGGAAgtttaaaatggaaggaagagaagtctCTGTTCTAAGTATGTGGCAATCGAATGGTTGCCAAACAGACATCCTGGCAGGGAAAAAACGAACTACATGGGATCTGGGTGGTAGTGTCTTAATGGGTAAAGTAATAGTGCTCCTTCGCCCAACAGTTTGCTTCAAAATGTATCCtcctcctggaaaaaaaaaaaaaaaagttccctctTTCAAACTGTTTCCAGACACCTTGTGACCTGCTGTTAAGCAGCCTCCACCCCTGTGTCTAATCTTCAATATCCTCTCGTAAATGCTTCAGAATCTGTCAGGCTGCCTCTTGTGATGGCTCTCATTTTAGTTCAGTACACTATTTTGAAGTCAAAGCCCCGTGGCCCAGGCCCAGCTCCACCACACCCACTAGCTGTCCTCAGGCAAATAATCTAAGCTCTTTAAGCCTCAGTTggctttgttattatttatttatttatttattgacagagaaagacaggggaagagagcgagagacagacagagagagagagacagagagagagagagaatccgaagcaggtgccatgctcagcgcggagcccgacccCCCAGCttgatcctacgaccctgggatcatgacctgagccagaatcactAGTCCATGCTCAtcctgattgaaccacccaggcacccttcagttTGCTTATTTGTAAAAAGAGTCCAACAGCATCGACTGCAGAGGGGTGCAAATTAATTGACAGAATGCAGGCAGAGCTTGCAGCACACAGAAAATCTCAACGAATGTTAGCTAACTAGAACGGTCTGTCCGACATGGTGGTGACTGGCTATTTAAGGTTGAACGGCAATGTGCTGTTCAATGTAAAATGCAtgctggatttcaaagacttggtaCAAACATGAATGTAAAATATCACATGAATGTAAGTTTACATCGATTGCGCATTAAAGGATAATATTTGGATGGATGGGGTTAACTACTGTGATAGatactgtaatttaaaataagaaatacatatatttggtctttgtcctgtGTCtgtcacagagctcctaaaacccttggaatttcctaggtGATGAGAACTATACAGGTGCCTTTTGTTATGTTAACGAGGTGAATTTAGAGGACTGGTGGGGATGGGGCTGGTTGCAGGGGAACCAACCCACTGATTAGAAGGTTGGCATTTTTAGTCCTACCTCTGATTCACAAGGAAAGAGGAGCCAGAGGTTGAAGCCATCACCAAAGGCCAATGAttcaatcaatcatgcctatatgatgaagcctccataaaaacccaaaagaatggCGTTCGGAatgcttccaggttggtgaatacatggagatttggggaaaaGCAGCGCGCCTGGGCAAGGCATGGGATCTCCACACCCTTTCCCCCTACCTTGCCCAATGCATCTtttccatctggctgtttctgagttgCATCTTTTTATAATACACTGGTAATCTGGTAAACAAATACATTTCCTGAGTTCGGTGAGCTGCTCTTGCAAATTAATCGgacccaaggagggggtcatgggaacctctaaTATGTAggtagccagttggtcagaagcacaggtaacaaccttGGCTTGCGACTGGCATCAGAAGTGGAGGGTGGTCTTGTGGGCTGAGCTCTTCGCTTGTGGGATCTGATGTCATCTTCAGGGAGACCAAATTGAATTCTCAGATACCCTGCTGGTGTCTGAGAGTTGCTTGCTGGTACGGGGAACTTCCTCCCCTCTCACCCACACCAGAAACTGGGtacaaaacattttcaatataatcgtatgttattaaaattaatttcacttgttgcttctcatatttttaagtgtggccactagaaatttaaaattacatatgtggctcacatttgtGGCTCAAATGAAAATTTCTGCTGGACCATGGCAGTCGAGGATAACCACCACTTTTGTAGTCACATATAgtccaaaagggaagaaaaaaggcttttatttctttccaagtgCAGAGAAGAACTAGGATTTTGCTAAACATGAATCCTTAAACCAAAAAGTGAACCGGGAAAAAGATTCCCTTCTTGGAATGCGACATACTTTCCTTTACCAAGAACATTAGATAAAGATAATTTTGgtgattactttttaattttccctccAGCTGTAGCTAATTGGTTCAATCTGCAGTCAAAAGTCTAAGGTTAACAAACTGCTCCAAAATAGAGTTAAAAGAGTTAAATGGGCAGTTTAGCGACAGTGCTTTACGGCATAGCGATTCTACACATAGCTTCAGTTGTGTTATTTGGGTATCTCACATGGTCATCCACTACAGCCAACAAAGAACCAGAAGCAAAGCAAAACCAATGTTTTGGTTTAACAAACATGAGGGTGTCGAACACCTACTAGGGACTGGACCCTGCCCTGGGTCTCAGGGCTGCACAAATGGCCGCTGCTGTCCACACTGTGGCAGGGGGGAAAAGACCGATAAGCAATAAGCAGGTAGTTAGGCCATGATGACGCCACTTGCTGTCAGAGGTGTGAACTACATTCTTGGAGTAGCACCAAGGAGGGAGCAAGTAACTTTGCGCATGTAAGGGGAAGAAGGATACACCGGGAAGAGTTAATCTTTGAACTAGACTTTTAAGAATGAAGGGAAAAGGGGAAGTTGGGGGTGGGAAAACGGAAGTAGCACGTTCTGGCAGCATGCAATACTGGAGGTATTTGCATAGCGATATTTCCAATGTTTTAAgtagacatttataaaatatcccAAATTAATCTAGATTTTTGAAGTCCTAACAGACATCTAAGCTGCCGAAATTCAGAAAAGGGATGGCCAATTCACATCTAGCTCCTTACTACAGGTGCTGTATTATGCCCAGCACTCAATGTCTTTGCCATTTCTACCAGGCCAGGGGGCACATTAGTCCTGGCTGTTCGAGATGACCTCGACTCCCTCTTTGTTCTAATAATAAACTACAAGTCTCAGCCATTTCTCCAGAACATTTTTTGACTTCTCTAACCCatactttatttttgccttctttaaccttaaaacatttaatttctgtGCAAGTTAATGCTCCTTCCCTCCAAACGCCCCATCAAATGCTTAGTATTTACAATGGATGAAAACAGGAATAAGAGTCGTGCAGAGTTGCATGGAGTTGAGTGGAGAGGAATAACTAAGGAGATAAATACCTCCCTGAAAGTGGAAATAAGTGATAATATGTATTCAACCACTCTCATGCTTTTTATCTGatggagttttaaaattaatttaacttttcCAAATGAGAGTCTTCACATACTTAAGAACAGGGGTTTCGCAGTAGGCATCTTGCTCTTCTCCCTGGGTAGTTGAGTCTTATCTACAGACACAGGTATATATGTTCAAATACCAGTAAATGAAAAATGCTA includes:
- the BMP3 gene encoding bone morphogenetic protein 3; the encoded protein is MAGALRLLCLWLGCFCVSLARGEGLTRNVPEPHRAVPGDRTAGGGPGPVLQPHDKVSEHMLRLYDRYSGGGRAEAERAQRSSERGSQPLRPPPLREGNTVRSFRAGASGTLGSKGLHIFNLTSLTKSENILSATLYFYIGELINISLSCPASRGCSPHAQRKHVLIDLSAWILKSDRNQSQHLGHLSVDVAKSHRDLGSWLSKDITQLLRRAKENEEFLIGFNITSKGHQLPKKMLPFPEPYILVYANDAAISEPESVVSSLQRHRNFPIGAVPRPDGHIKAALSTERRRKRSAGVLLPLQNNELPGAEYQYREDGVWEERKPYKTLQTQAPEKTKNKKKQRKGPPQKSQTLQFDEQTLKKARRKQWIEPRNCARRYLKVDFADIGWSEWIISPKSFDAYYCSGACQFPMPKSLKPSNHATIQSIVRAVGVVPGIPEPCCVPEKMSSLSILFFDENKNVVLKVYPNMTVESCACR